In the genome of Lynx canadensis isolate LIC74 chromosome X, mLynCan4.pri.v2, whole genome shotgun sequence, one region contains:
- the ZMAT1 gene encoding zinc finger matrin-type protein 1 isoform X2: MRTYVCHICNITFTSLEMFRSHMQGSEHQIKESIVISLVKNPKKTQDSYQDECADYIKMQKSRGPEPKICFRKMEESSLEARWYREVVDSRSTHTMFEQRLPCETFWTYPGSYSISQTAENHLPHCLPAHSKKTYDSFQDELEDYIKVQKARGLDPKFCFRKIRENSTETHGYREVDSGPRQQMFEQRFSLETSQTYQQPYNISPVESKLHYWLPVHSHRTYDSFQDELEDYIKVQKARGLEPKTCFRKVSDSSIEIHKYKEKVDFRPKHRIFEQKVPFETSHAYTGSYSISQVVENQLPHCLPAHDSIQKLDSISSCQPIRDCFPEKPVPLSLSQQENNFGSYSVESEVYKHLSENNTSDHKAGHKRRHQKRRRHLEEGEDRSEKEQSKHKRKKSYGDTNLDKDKSIRQRKRTGDQVSVSSGKLKHRKKKKSHGVPTEKEERKHKKGKKKPVEEKTEEEMLWDESILGF; this comes from the exons ATGAGGACCTACGTTTGCCATATTTGTAATATCACCTTTACATCTTTAGAAATGTTCCGGTCCCATATGCAAGGAAGTGAACACCAAATTAA AGAATCCATTGTTATCAGTCTAGtgaagaatcccaagaagacacAAGACTCTTACCAAGATGAATGTGCAGATTACATCAAAATGCAGAAATCCAGAGGACCAGAGCCCAAGATTTGTTTCAGAAAGATGGAAGAGAGTTCTTTGGAGGCCCGTTGGTACAGGGAAGTAGTTGATTCTAGATCCACACATACAATGTTTGAACAGAGACTCCCATGTGAGACTTTCTGGACATACCcaggatcatacagtatttcacAAACAGCAGAAAACCATTTACCTCATTGTTTACCAGCTcattcaaagaagacatatgacTCTTTCCAAGATGAACTGGAAGATTACATCAAAGTGCAGAAAGCGAGAGGACTAGATCCAAAGTTTTGTTTCAGAAAGATAAGAGAGAACTCTACAGAGACCCATGGGTACAGAGAAGTTGACTCTGGACCCAGACAACAAATGTTTGAGCAAAGATTTTCACTTGAGACTTCCCAGACTTACCAACAACCATACAATATTTCACCAGTGGAAAGCAAGTTGCATTATTGGTTACCAGTTCATTCACACAGAACTTATGATTCTTTCCAAGATGAGCTAGAAGATTACATCAAAGTGCAGAAAGCCAGAGGACTAGAGCCAAAGACTTGCTTCAGAAAGGTTAGTGATAGCTCTATAGAAATCCATAAGTACAAAGAAAAGGTTGATTTCAGACCCAAACATAGAATTTTTGAGCAAAAAGTCCCATTTGAGACTTCCCATGCTTATAcaggatcatacagtatttcccAAGTAGTGGAAAACCAGTTACCTCATTGCTTACCAGCTCATGACAGCATACAGAAACTAGACTCTATATCCTCCTGTCAACCCATCAGAGACTGTTTTCCAGAAAAGCCAGTACCCCTGAGCCTTAGTCAGCAAGAAAATAACTTTGGCTCATACAGTGTAGAATCTGAAGTTTACAAGCACCTCTCAGAAAACAATACCAGTGACCATAAAGCAGGTCATAAACGAAGACATCAGAAGAGAAGAAGGCACCTGGAAGAAGGTGAAGACAGGTCAGAGAAAGAGCAATCGaagcataaaaggaaaaagagttaTGGTGATACAAATCTAGACAAGGACAAGAGCATCcgacaaaggaaaagaacaggagATCAAGTCAGCGTCAGTTCAGGAAAGCTTAAACatcgaaaaaagaaaaaaagccatggTGTGCCCACTGAGAAAGAAGAACGTAAgcacaagaaagggaaaaagaaacctgttgaagaaaagacagaagaggaaatgctTTGGGATGAATCTATTCttggattttga
- the ZMAT1 gene encoding zinc finger matrin-type protein 1 isoform X1 produces MAAAGRGGSSFKVDTRPCLREDMTWNEQEKTELFTDNFCNICGVVLQFESQRISHYESEKHAQNVRFYSQIHGEQNEVPGKKMKMDVKKFKVHRSNVVDRNKFCDLCNMIFSSPVVAQSHYVGKVHAKKLKQLMEEHDQVSPSGFQPELAGVPITTSAESTFLKPLAVKLPPGGIKDKTMPSSSSSALDLNNPNKYCKLCPASFNSPLMAQQHYVGKKHKRNEARKKFVDKIREKPLPAKSDANAFSMRTYVCHICNITFTSLEMFRSHMQGSEHQIKESIVISLVKNPKKTQDSYQDECADYIKMQKSRGPEPKICFRKMEESSLEARWYREVVDSRSTHTMFEQRLPCETFWTYPGSYSISQTAENHLPHCLPAHSKKTYDSFQDELEDYIKVQKARGLDPKFCFRKIRENSTETHGYREVDSGPRQQMFEQRFSLETSQTYQQPYNISPVESKLHYWLPVHSHRTYDSFQDELEDYIKVQKARGLEPKTCFRKVSDSSIEIHKYKEKVDFRPKHRIFEQKVPFETSHAYTGSYSISQVVENQLPHCLPAHDSIQKLDSISSCQPIRDCFPEKPVPLSLSQQENNFGSYSVESEVYKHLSENNTSDHKAGHKRRHQKRRRHLEEGEDRSEKEQSKHKRKKSYGDTNLDKDKSIRQRKRTGDQVSVSSGKLKHRKKKKSHGVPTEKEERKHKKGKKKPVEEKTEEEMLWDESILGF; encoded by the exons atATGACTTGGAATGAACAGGAAAAGACTGAACTTTTTACAGATAACTTTTGTAATATATGTGGAGTGGTGCTACAGTTTGAATCACAAAGGATTTCACATTATGAG AGTGAGAAACATGCTCAAAATGTTAGGTTTTATTCTCAAATTCATGGGGAACAAAACGAAGTGCCTGGTAAGAAAATGAAGATGGATGTTAAGAAATTTAAG GTGCATAGGAGTAATGTAGTGGACAGAAACAAATTTTGTGATCTCTGCAACATGATATTTAGCTCTCCAGTTGTTGCTCAGTCTCACTATGTGGGAAAAGTCCATGCTAAAAAACTGAAGCAATTAATGGAGGAGCATGATCAGGTATCTCCATCAGGATTTCAGCCAGAGTTGG CAGGTGTGCCTATTACTACTTCTGCAGAATCAACTTTTCTGAAGCCTCTTGCTGTCAAGCTTCCTCCAGGTGGGATTAAAGACAAGACTATGCCTTCCTCTTCCAGCAGTGCTTTGGATTTGAATAATCCAAACAAGTATTGCAAGCTCTGTCCTGCTTCCTTTAATAGTCCATTAATGGCCCAACAACATTATGttgggaaaaaacacaaaagaaatgaagctAGGAAGAAGTTTGTAGACAAGATAAGAGAGAAACCTCTTCCAGCAAAATCAGATGCAAATg cATTTAGTATGAGGACCTACGTTTGCCATATTTGTAATATCACCTTTACATCTTTAGAAATGTTCCGGTCCCATATGCAAGGAAGTGAACACCAAATTAA AGAATCCATTGTTATCAGTCTAGtgaagaatcccaagaagacacAAGACTCTTACCAAGATGAATGTGCAGATTACATCAAAATGCAGAAATCCAGAGGACCAGAGCCCAAGATTTGTTTCAGAAAGATGGAAGAGAGTTCTTTGGAGGCCCGTTGGTACAGGGAAGTAGTTGATTCTAGATCCACACATACAATGTTTGAACAGAGACTCCCATGTGAGACTTTCTGGACATACCcaggatcatacagtatttcacAAACAGCAGAAAACCATTTACCTCATTGTTTACCAGCTcattcaaagaagacatatgacTCTTTCCAAGATGAACTGGAAGATTACATCAAAGTGCAGAAAGCGAGAGGACTAGATCCAAAGTTTTGTTTCAGAAAGATAAGAGAGAACTCTACAGAGACCCATGGGTACAGAGAAGTTGACTCTGGACCCAGACAACAAATGTTTGAGCAAAGATTTTCACTTGAGACTTCCCAGACTTACCAACAACCATACAATATTTCACCAGTGGAAAGCAAGTTGCATTATTGGTTACCAGTTCATTCACACAGAACTTATGATTCTTTCCAAGATGAGCTAGAAGATTACATCAAAGTGCAGAAAGCCAGAGGACTAGAGCCAAAGACTTGCTTCAGAAAGGTTAGTGATAGCTCTATAGAAATCCATAAGTACAAAGAAAAGGTTGATTTCAGACCCAAACATAGAATTTTTGAGCAAAAAGTCCCATTTGAGACTTCCCATGCTTATAcaggatcatacagtatttcccAAGTAGTGGAAAACCAGTTACCTCATTGCTTACCAGCTCATGACAGCATACAGAAACTAGACTCTATATCCTCCTGTCAACCCATCAGAGACTGTTTTCCAGAAAAGCCAGTACCCCTGAGCCTTAGTCAGCAAGAAAATAACTTTGGCTCATACAGTGTAGAATCTGAAGTTTACAAGCACCTCTCAGAAAACAATACCAGTGACCATAAAGCAGGTCATAAACGAAGACATCAGAAGAGAAGAAGGCACCTGGAAGAAGGTGAAGACAGGTCAGAGAAAGAGCAATCGaagcataaaaggaaaaagagttaTGGTGATACAAATCTAGACAAGGACAAGAGCATCcgacaaaggaaaagaacaggagATCAAGTCAGCGTCAGTTCAGGAAAGCTTAAACatcgaaaaaagaaaaaaagccatggTGTGCCCACTGAGAAAGAAGAACGTAAgcacaagaaagggaaaaagaaacctgttgaagaaaagacagaagaggaaatgctTTGGGATGAATCTATTCttggattttga